CGCCACTTCAAGCGAAAGGGACGGTGTTGCTGCAGAACGAGCGGCGTTGCTCTTGGACGAGGTTCTCCACAGACGAgagttcgtttcctctcgatgcatgcacgaggGAGCTCCCCGACCACCAAGAACAGAGCAGATGAGGCAGACTGATGAGAAATCAACTTTGGAAGAAGTTCGagtctctccgttctttgAAGTTACCTCGGTGTGCACTGCACAGCTGATGTATGGAACCCCGTTCACGCTTTGCGCCGCCCTGACCCATTCCACAGTCGACCGGTTTTCAGTCGCTGTGCTGTTTCTTGTCAAgcgaaaacacagaagcgCGTCTCACCGAGTTGATGCAGACACTGCGAAGCGACAGCAACCGTCCAAAGAAGTTGCGGGTCTGCCGTAGGCGGAAGGTGCTCGTTGGTCGGTCGAgtaaagaagaaagaacggcCTCAGACGCGGAAAAAAGAACTGGAAAAAGTCCCTGCGAGCACGTCTCGAGATGGCTTgggaaaagacagacagcACAACTTCATATTGTCCGAGCCTGACGACTGCGCGAGCCTTTTCTCCTtgcaggcagaagaagactgcATTGCCTGGAGGTGAAAGGTCGCCGGTTCGCCACCGAAAATCCAGGAAACAGTAATTCGAGGTCGCCTTTtcagcgaagagacaccgcagaTTCATTTCCGCAAACCCGTGCAATGTTTAGAGTGCGAAATCTCCCGTACACACCGTGTACCAGGCTGCAGTTGATGTCGAGAGTGACACTCCCTCCAGCTTAAAGGGTGAGCGCAATGCAGCTGAGTCTCGTATGTTACGCCAACCAAGTTTCCTTGGTCTTTCGCGCGGCTGAGTCTTCTGGGTGACTGAGTATCTGCAGTAAGGCTTCGGGTGTCAGGGACAGAGGAGGTGGACCTTCCTCTTTTGTCTCCGGTTCGTTCTGCGTAGTGCTTTGCTTCCCTTTGCCTTCAGTATTGGTGGTGCATAGTTCCGCGGAAGGACTGAAGATAGAACTATTTGGTTAAAGCCATGGAGTTGATTCACACCTCGACTATCTTTGTTTCCGGATCCAAGTGTTCTTTGCTAACACACAAGAACCTTTGGTTTGCAGAGAGATTCAAGATCTCAACGAATGGTCCAGCGCGGATACACCGACACAGCTCAGCATCACTCCAACGCCTTCTCAAGAAAGGGAACTGAAGTTCTTCCCTATAAAAGCCTTTTCGTCTACTCAACGATCATTCTTGTGCCAGCGACGCAGAACCGCGAGTGCTCTCATGCTGTCggtctgttttctccagcAGAGCATATTTGGCAGTTCCTGTAGAAGTAGAACCCATTGGACGCCGTGTAGGGATACCACATAGATGAAGTTAGAGAATCCGAGTCGTCGTTACCGTGACAGTAGCGGCAATTGTGATCTTTGAGAAGCAATATTTCGCCTCGACAGATGGCCAGAAACGGCTATTCGACTAGCAAGCTAGACAGGATCGAGGCCCAGcaaaaagacgaagcaggTCGGTGACGTAGGCTGAGAAGGCTACcgcgcagacacagagatgcgtgcactgcatgcgctacAGAAATGCACAGACACATCAAGAATGGACGCTCTCGTGAGCCGAAACAGACATGGTTGCGGAGCGCGAAAGCTCTTGACCAGGCTGAGGCGCGAACTTCGTctgaaagagacagacgacttTCGTGATTCTATACATCCCAGGACGCCGCTGCCCACGGTTCCGGATCTCCTCGCGGCCGCGTCGACATGCAATCGGCGCCAAGTGTCTTGTATGCGCTGACGAGCTGTTGGCGCAGCTCCGCTCTGGGGGATCTCGGACATCTGTGTTTCCTTGGCGAAAGACGGAAGCCGAGGCTTGGACGACCTTCTCTCATCCGAGgacgccttcctcttcctcttcttcttcgaacATAAGCCGACGAACAGCCTTCGCGATATCCCCGCCCTCCATCCGCAGTGCCTTCTCCGCCACAcgcggcggaagaagaaacaggtcTTTCACTTCCGTCACCGCCTTGGGGTCCACATGCGCGAGACTGTTGTTCCCCTCTTTGCGACTCAGAGAGTCCATCAGCGCAGCGCGTTGCTGTCGAAAAGGCACACAAACGGGAGGAAGAACGGtgacaaagacgaagaaaacccagagaaagagaggcggcagagatggtcgacacagagagaacgaaggcgacagagagagagaaacaaaaagaggaagagagacagaggcaaagagagcgaaagacgaaaagggTGAGAGGGTACGGTgaggcacacacacagcgagGTAGCGACGgcggaaagagacaaaaaataaagaagaacgaagcgaagaagaagcgtctgTGATGAGTCCTATCACACTCGCTCAAGTACGCAGGAGACAAATGCGTAACTCGAAGAAACTCCGGTCTCGTCAATTCCAGCTGTGCCGCCGCACGGGCTCTCTCTAACCAAACAGCAGAACACTACAGACTCGCATGCCTTTACAAGTTGCAAAGATGCAATCTATAAAAAGAAGTGTGTTTTAGGACCTGTGTATCCAAATAAAGGAAAGGTGAGTGCACATCAAATCACGCAACAAAAGCGTTCACCTGCTTTCCTGTATCGATGCAACACAAGACGTCCTGTTAGTCAAATACCAGTATCGCTGTTCATACAGCTAATATCTCAGCATACACACCTCTACAGatgcatacgcatgcatacacatatgaATGCATATACTACAcatattaatatatatatatatatatatgcatgacGATGAATTATCTGCCATGAGGTTTTGCGTTTTCCCTCAGTCTTGTTCCGGATCGATCTtgcgttcgttttcctccactttctgcATTGACCGTTCTTGTCGAGTTGGATCCCTTTCAGTACCTGTCGCCTTTTTCATACCTTTTCGTTCATCTGCATGTCGCCTTTACCCTCGTTTGCGCGGTCGTCGCCGAGAGCAGCCaactctttcttttctgctttccatTCTTTCTGTCCAGGTTCGGGGTGGCTTTCTCGGTCGCCAGATccctcgtcgtcgctctcaGGTCCCGCGGCAGGAGGGTCTTTCTCGGATTTTTGCGGAACCGGCACCATAGTTTCGACAGTTCTTTCCTCCggcctctcctttcctccagAAAGTCCTCTGGGAACGACAACAAAAcactctctcctgtcgcttctctccacagcagtctctctccgtcaACAAAGACAGGTGACCCCTTTCAAGTGTTTCTTTCCCTGTGCGTCCACGCCTGCAGCAGATAAGTCATACGTCCccgtcttttcctttccgcTTCGTTCTGCCCACTTTCCAGTCCGTCTgctcgctgcttcgctctAAAGAATGTCGTTCCAAGTGACGAACCGCGTTTTCCGCGTTGAACGTCTCCCGCAGGCGAATGTGAGGGGTTCTCCTCTCCGAACTTAGTGGCGACAGCTTCcagagaaaggcggagaCGCGTGCATTCACGCAGAACAAGTTCACTGGCGCGTTGAAGAGTCGCGTTC
This Toxoplasma gondii ME49 chromosome VIII, whole genome shotgun sequence DNA region includes the following protein-coding sequences:
- a CDS encoding hypothetical protein (encoded by transcript TGME49_229450), whose product is MVPVPQKSEKDPPAAGPESDDEGSGDRESHPEPGQKEWKAEKKELAALGDDRANEGKGDMQMNEKQRAALMDSLSRKEGNNSLAHVDPKAVTEVKDLFLLPPRVAEKALRMEGGDIAKAVRRLMFEEEEEEEGVLG